One window of the Rufibacter radiotolerans genome contains the following:
- a CDS encoding enoyl-CoA hydratase/isomerase family protein, translating into MTHYNNLLLENKGGILFITVNRPNKMNALNIETVKEINTAFQGVYDDSEVRGVILTGSGEKAFVAGADIAEIAELNEVNGRRFAERGQDVFSMIEECPKPVIAAVNGFALGGGCELAMACHIRVASENARFGQPEVNLGLIPGYGGTQRLTQLVGKGKAMEMMMTGDMISAAEACEFGLVNHVTQSVDLMPKCLEIMEKIISKAPIAVGMIVDCVNAWYDKEEHGYQTEANSFSRCCGSEDFKEGTAAFLEKRKPEFKGE; encoded by the coding sequence ATGACCCATTATAATAACCTTCTGCTTGAAAACAAGGGCGGTATTTTGTTTATCACGGTAAATCGTCCTAACAAGATGAATGCCCTCAATATTGAGACGGTAAAGGAAATAAACACGGCCTTTCAAGGAGTATACGATGATTCTGAGGTGAGGGGGGTTATTTTAACCGGGAGCGGCGAGAAGGCCTTTGTGGCCGGCGCTGACATTGCCGAGATTGCGGAACTGAACGAGGTGAACGGCAGACGCTTTGCCGAGCGCGGCCAGGACGTGTTCTCTATGATAGAGGAGTGCCCCAAGCCGGTCATCGCTGCGGTAAACGGGTTTGCCCTGGGCGGCGGCTGCGAGCTGGCCATGGCCTGCCATATTAGGGTAGCCAGTGAAAATGCGCGCTTCGGTCAGCCTGAAGTAAACCTGGGCCTGATCCCCGGTTACGGCGGTACCCAGCGCCTGACCCAGTTGGTGGGCAAAGGCAAAGCCATGGAAATGATGATGACCGGCGATATGATCTCGGCGGCGGAAGCTTGCGAGTTTGGATTGGTCAACCACGTAACCCAATCGGTAGATTTAATGCCTAAGTGCCTGGAGATCATGGAGAAGATTATTAGCAAGGCGCCTATTGCGGTAGGCATGATCGTGGACTGCGTGAATGCCTGGTATGACAAAGAAGAGCATGGCTACCAGACCGAGGCAAACTCCTTCAGCCGCTGCTGCGGCTCAGAAGACTTTAAGGAAGGAACCGCCGCGTTCCTGGAGAAACGTAAGCCTGAGTTCAAAGGCGAGTAA
- a CDS encoding metallophosphoesterase family protein, with the protein MITTFRNVAFVMALFLLGATAPDAMAQSSKKAKASRLGPDGMKKGEVATGNVDRQMLLEKQKAIASAKTSGGMTSRSVTSLPDNQFETGTGRFKITEYKTKSTPKRALPKKSKRLIDQDNPDGRIYQQTLNKRDRKFLIF; encoded by the coding sequence ATGATCACAACTTTCAGAAATGTAGCTTTTGTAATGGCGCTGTTCCTGCTGGGAGCCACTGCCCCAGATGCTATGGCCCAAAGTTCCAAAAAAGCGAAAGCCAGCCGATTAGGGCCAGATGGAATGAAGAAAGGGGAAGTAGCAACCGGCAACGTAGACCGCCAGATGCTTCTGGAAAAACAGAAAGCCATTGCCTCTGCCAAAACCAGCGGCGGCATGACTTCCAGGTCCGTCACCTCCCTTCCAGACAACCAATTTGAAACTGGGACAGGCCGTTTCAAGATCACCGAATACAAGACCAAAAGCACTCCCAAGAGAGCATTGCCTAAGAAATCAAAAAGACTGATTGACCAGGACAACCCAGACGGCCGCATCTACCAACAGACCCTGAACAAACGCGACCGCAAGTTTCTGATCTTCTAA
- the infB gene encoding translation initiation factor IF-2, whose protein sequence is MSEERSMRLKQVATTLNISTSTVVEFLEKKGVDVENKPTSKITPEQFNMLSKEFASSMQAKAEAAELNIPGKKPAEVEPKAEPKRQQEPEQEMLIKSNQVRPQAEAPKPAAPVAPATPEPAPVAASLPGIKVLGKIELDAKGRPVPAKPAPAPAAAAPAPAPVTAPAPEAKAPEAPEAPVAPAKPVEAPAAEKPVTPAPAQPAPAAAPVAEAKAPEAKAPEAPVAAAPVTPAAPAPSAAPAPAAEAPKAAAPAPAAPAAPAPATPAPAAAAPAAPAPEAAAEPEAPQETIKAQADQLKGLTVLGKIELPVSGGRGKGGKPVASSDERRRGNQPGAPGQAGQGQGQDKKKRKRIEVPKPGAPGAAAPNPNQPQAHRAGDRATSTRPLGTGQAANRQGGAGGPGGPRPGGGGYQGNRPGGGPGGPRPGGPGQRPGGPSAPRAELTDKEIQDQIKATLARLSGGKGGNQGNRAKYRREKRSAVADAADERRMQEQLESKILKVTEFVSANDLASLMDVSVNEVIKTCMNLGMFVSINQRLDAEAITIIADEFGYDIQFATSEDEENIGVEEVDAEEDLKHRAPIVTIMGHVDHGKTSLLDYIRNSKVTAGEAGGITQHIGAYQVTTDTGKNITFLDTPGHEAFTAMRARGAKVTDVVIIVVAADDNVMPQTKEALNHAQAAGVPIVIAINKIDKPAANPDKIREELAQLNVLVEEWGGKYQSQEISAKTGQGIDELLEKVLLEAELLDLKANPDRRAVGTVIEAALDKGRGYVATVLVQTGTLSIGDILVAGSHYGRVKAMTDVLGRRHKTAGPSMPIQVLGIDGAPQAGDKFQVMETEREAREIAVGRQQLQREQSMRTKKHITLDEIGRRLAIGTFKELNVIVRGDVDGSVEALSDSLLKLSTEEVQVNILSKGVGQISETDVMLASASDAIIIGFQVRPSASARKLAENEQIDIRLYSIIYNAINEVKDAMEGMLAPTVQEVVVANVEVRDVFKITKVGTIAGCMVTDGTITRNSKIRLVRDGIVVHSGEILALKRFKDDASEVRQGYECGISIKNFNDLNVGDVIEAYEEREIKRTL, encoded by the coding sequence ATGTCAGAAGAAAGATCGATGAGGCTTAAACAGGTAGCAACCACCTTGAACATCAGTACCTCCACGGTGGTGGAGTTCCTGGAGAAAAAGGGGGTTGATGTCGAGAATAAACCTACTTCAAAAATTACCCCGGAGCAGTTCAATATGCTGTCGAAAGAGTTTGCTTCCTCTATGCAGGCCAAGGCCGAGGCGGCAGAGCTGAACATCCCCGGGAAAAAGCCCGCCGAGGTAGAGCCTAAGGCTGAACCTAAGCGCCAGCAAGAGCCCGAGCAGGAGATGCTCATCAAGTCTAACCAGGTGAGACCGCAGGCAGAGGCGCCTAAGCCAGCTGCCCCGGTAGCACCTGCTACGCCAGAGCCCGCCCCGGTAGCGGCTTCTCTGCCCGGCATTAAAGTGTTAGGCAAGATTGAGCTAGATGCCAAAGGCAGACCGGTTCCGGCAAAACCGGCGCCCGCTCCTGCGGCAGCAGCCCCAGCCCCGGCTCCGGTAACTGCTCCAGCGCCTGAGGCTAAAGCCCCGGAAGCGCCAGAGGCCCCGGTTGCTCCGGCAAAACCAGTAGAGGCCCCTGCGGCAGAGAAGCCGGTTACCCCGGCACCCGCTCAGCCAGCTCCGGCCGCTGCTCCAGTAGCAGAAGCAAAAGCCCCAGAGGCTAAAGCGCCTGAGGCACCCGTAGCTGCCGCTCCGGTAACTCCGGCTGCGCCAGCTCCCTCAGCGGCTCCGGCCCCTGCGGCAGAAGCCCCTAAGGCTGCTGCCCCGGCACCAGCAGCTCCTGCTGCACCCGCACCAGCCACTCCTGCGCCCGCCGCTGCCGCTCCGGCAGCGCCCGCACCAGAGGCCGCCGCAGAGCCAGAAGCACCCCAAGAAACCATAAAAGCCCAGGCAGATCAGCTGAAAGGCTTAACTGTATTAGGTAAAATAGAATTGCCGGTAAGCGGCGGACGTGGCAAAGGCGGTAAGCCGGTAGCCTCCTCAGATGAGCGTCGTCGTGGAAACCAACCAGGTGCCCCAGGCCAGGCAGGCCAGGGCCAGGGTCAAGACAAGAAAAAACGCAAGCGCATTGAAGTGCCTAAACCAGGTGCTCCAGGTGCAGCTGCCCCTAATCCTAACCAGCCTCAGGCACACCGCGCGGGTGACAGAGCTACCAGCACCCGTCCGTTAGGAACTGGTCAGGCAGCTAACCGTCAAGGCGGTGCCGGCGGACCAGGCGGCCCACGCCCAGGAGGCGGTGGTTACCAGGGTAACCGTCCAGGTGGCGGACCAGGTGGTCCACGTCCGGGTGGACCAGGCCAGCGTCCGGGAGGCCCATCGGCCCCACGTGCTGAGTTAACGGATAAGGAAATCCAGGATCAGATTAAAGCAACGCTGGCTCGTTTGAGCGGTGGTAAAGGTGGTAACCAAGGTAACCGCGCCAAGTACCGTCGTGAGAAACGTTCTGCCGTGGCAGATGCCGCTGATGAGCGCAGAATGCAGGAACAATTGGAATCTAAGATTCTAAAAGTAACTGAGTTCGTGTCTGCCAATGACCTTGCCTCTTTAATGGACGTGAGCGTCAATGAAGTGATCAAGACCTGTATGAATTTGGGCATGTTCGTGTCCATCAACCAGCGTCTAGATGCCGAGGCCATCACCATCATCGCAGATGAATTTGGCTATGACATCCAGTTTGCCACGTCTGAAGACGAAGAGAACATTGGTGTAGAAGAAGTAGATGCCGAAGAGGATCTGAAACACCGCGCTCCAATTGTGACTATCATGGGTCACGTGGATCATGGTAAGACCTCTTTGCTTGACTACATCAGAAACTCTAAGGTAACCGCCGGTGAGGCCGGAGGTATTACCCAGCACATTGGCGCTTACCAGGTAACCACAGATACCGGTAAGAACATCACCTTCCTGGATACACCGGGTCACGAAGCCTTTACGGCCATGCGTGCCCGTGGTGCCAAGGTAACCGACGTGGTTATTATTGTGGTAGCGGCAGACGATAACGTGATGCCACAGACCAAGGAAGCCCTGAACCATGCGCAAGCAGCCGGGGTGCCTATTGTGATTGCCATTAACAAGATTGATAAGCCTGCCGCCAACCCAGACAAGATTCGTGAGGAACTTGCCCAGTTGAACGTACTGGTAGAAGAGTGGGGTGGTAAATACCAATCTCAGGAAATATCCGCTAAAACCGGACAAGGCATTGATGAACTCTTGGAGAAAGTATTGCTGGAAGCAGAATTACTTGATCTGAAAGCCAATCCAGACCGCCGTGCCGTGGGTACTGTGATTGAAGCCGCCTTGGACAAAGGCCGCGGTTACGTAGCCACCGTGTTGGTACAAACCGGAACCCTCTCTATTGGGGATATTCTGGTAGCTGGTTCACACTACGGTAGGGTGAAAGCGATGACCGACGTATTGGGTCGCCGCCATAAGACCGCCGGACCTTCCATGCCTATCCAGGTATTGGGTATTGACGGCGCGCCGCAGGCAGGTGACAAGTTCCAGGTGATGGAGACGGAGCGTGAAGCCCGTGAGATTGCCGTAGGACGTCAGCAGTTGCAGCGTGAGCAGAGCATGCGGACCAAGAAACACATTACTCTGGATGAGATCGGTCGTCGTTTGGCCATCGGTACGTTCAAGGAACTGAATGTGATTGTACGCGGTGACGTGGATGGTTCCGTAGAGGCCCTTTCTGACTCCTTACTGAAACTGTCTACTGAAGAGGTGCAGGTGAACATCCTGTCTAAAGGCGTGGGTCAGATCTCAGAGACAGACGTCATGCTGGCTTCGGCCTCAGACGCCATCATCATTGGTTTCCAGGTACGTCCTTCGGCCAGTGCGCGTAAGTTGGCAGAGAACGAGCAGATTGATATCCGCCTGTACTCTATCATCTACAACGCCATCAATGAGGTGAAAGACGCCATGGAAGGTATGTTGGCACCAACAGTACAAGAAGTGGTAGTGGCCAACGTAGAGGTTCGGGATGTATTCAAAATCACCAAGGTGGGTACTATTGCCGGCTGTATGGTGACGGACGGTACTATCACCAGAAACTCCAAAATACGTCTGGTACGTGATGGTATTGTGGTTCACTCCGGAGAGATCCTGGCCCTTAAACGCTTCAAAGACGATGCGTCTGAGGTGAGACAAGGCTACGAGTGCGGTATCAGTATCAAGAACTTCAATGACCTGAACGTAGGTGACGTGATTGAAGCATACGAAGAGCGTGAGATCAAACGTACGCTGTAA
- the nusA gene encoding transcription termination factor NusA, whose amino-acid sequence MDSSILIESFAEFAKFKNIDRPTMMRILEDVFRTMIRKKWTTDENFDIILNVEKGDLEIWRNREIVDDNSEDIWDDDKIPLSEARKIEPDFEVGEEVSELIKLEDFGRRAVLTARQTLIQRVKDLEKDLLYQKYKDQVGEIISGEVYQVWNREVLILDSEDNELLIPKSEQIPKDRYRKGDVVRAVVQRVEIINGNPKIILSRTSPQFLERLFEGEVPEIFDGLITIKKIVREPGERAKVAVESYDDRIDPVGACVGMKGSRIHTIVRELENENIDVINYTDNMELYIQRALSPAKISSIKINEESGRASVFLKPDQVSLAIGKGGQNIKLASKLVGLEIDVFRETEGFEEDIDLTEFSDEIEAWVIDELKRIGLDTARSVMAVSKEDLVRRTELEEETVEDLLNIIRQEFDSEESNNN is encoded by the coding sequence ATGGATAGTTCAATATTAATCGAATCGTTTGCGGAGTTCGCGAAGTTCAAGAACATAGACCGCCCTACCATGATGCGGATCTTGGAGGACGTATTCCGTACAATGATCCGGAAGAAATGGACGACAGATGAGAATTTTGACATCATCCTGAACGTAGAGAAAGGTGACCTGGAAATCTGGCGTAACCGCGAGATCGTGGATGATAACTCAGAGGATATCTGGGACGATGACAAGATTCCGTTGTCTGAGGCCCGCAAGATTGAGCCCGACTTTGAGGTAGGCGAAGAGGTTTCTGAGCTGATCAAGCTGGAAGACTTCGGCCGCAGAGCCGTGTTAACCGCCCGCCAGACCTTGATCCAACGCGTGAAAGACCTGGAGAAAGACCTGTTGTACCAAAAATACAAAGACCAGGTAGGGGAGATCATCTCCGGCGAGGTCTATCAGGTATGGAACCGCGAGGTGTTGATTCTGGACTCAGAAGACAACGAGCTTCTGATTCCTAAGTCTGAGCAGATCCCCAAAGACCGTTACCGCAAAGGTGACGTGGTGCGGGCGGTAGTGCAGCGCGTAGAGATCATCAACGGTAATCCCAAGATCATTCTTTCCCGTACTTCTCCGCAGTTTCTGGAGCGTTTGTTTGAAGGCGAAGTGCCTGAGATTTTTGACGGTTTAATCACCATCAAAAAAATTGTGCGCGAGCCCGGCGAGCGTGCCAAAGTTGCCGTAGAGTCTTATGATGACCGCATTGACCCGGTAGGGGCTTGCGTGGGCATGAAAGGTTCACGTATCCACACCATTGTGCGGGAGTTGGAGAACGAGAACATTGACGTGATCAACTACACAGACAACATGGAGCTGTACATCCAGCGGGCGTTGAGCCCTGCCAAGATCAGCAGCATCAAGATAAACGAGGAAAGCGGGCGCGCCTCTGTGTTCCTGAAACCAGACCAGGTATCACTGGCTATTGGTAAGGGCGGGCAGAACATCAAACTTGCCAGTAAGCTGGTGGGTCTGGAGATTGACGTGTTCCGTGAAACCGAAGGATTTGAAGAAGATATTGACCTGACTGAGTTCTCTGATGAGATTGAGGCCTGGGTTATTGACGAACTGAAGCGTATTGGTCTGGATACAGCCCGCAGCGTGATGGCCGTCAGCAAGGAGGATTTGGTGCGCAGGACGGAACTGGAAGAAGAAACCGTGGAAGACTTGCTCAACATTATCCGCCAGGAGTTCGATTCAGAAGAAAGCAACAACAACTAG
- a CDS encoding ribosome maturation factor RimP, protein MALDQKTIADFAQEALPEPDLFLVSVHVSDTPVRPKVTILADGDQGITIQQCAKISRRVSKRIEEVYGEDMEYSIEVSSPGVDYPLTEARQFAKNVGRNIKITLAGGAEKVGVLQEVLEDGILFAEEVKQKHKVSLQEPVKVPYLDIVKAQIVISFK, encoded by the coding sequence ATGGCCTTAGACCAGAAAACAATAGCAGATTTTGCGCAGGAAGCGTTGCCGGAACCGGACTTGTTCCTGGTGTCGGTGCACGTGTCTGACACGCCGGTGCGGCCCAAGGTAACTATCCTAGCAGATGGCGACCAGGGCATTACCATCCAGCAGTGCGCCAAGATCAGCCGCCGGGTGTCCAAGAGAATTGAGGAAGTGTACGGCGAAGACATGGAGTATTCCATTGAGGTTTCCTCGCCGGGCGTTGACTACCCGCTCACAGAGGCTCGCCAGTTTGCCAAGAACGTAGGTCGCAACATTAAAATTACTCTGGCTGGCGGCGCCGAGAAAGTGGGCGTGCTGCAGGAAGTACTAGAAGACGGAATTTTATTTGCCGAAGAGGTAAAACAGAAACATAAGGTGTCTTTGCAGGAGCCCGTGAAAGTGCCCTACCTAGACATTGTGAAAGCGCAGATTGTAATCTCTTTTAAATAA
- the feoB gene encoding ferrous iron transport protein B — MSQVLAPAPASVPRPATSTPRTAVAKIALIGNPNSGKTSLFNHLTGLNQKVGNFPGVTVDKKTGLTNLTPNLRAQVIDLPGTYSLYPKSLDEKVIIDLLHDKKSAFYPDVLIITADASNLKRNLLLFTQLADLKIPAVLALNMMDVAEKHGVKIDIAELQQELGVPVVPVNARTGGGIAALKILLSQQLEATTPTFFKIPEDLLVMVRQIRYYFELSNDYLAWHYAHQYQKLSFLSEDDKAYIADLVKKYGFQSNAQQAAETIDRYTRINTLLLDAMRVTKAENNEQISNKIDQVLTHKVFGYLIFFGVLFMIFQAIFAWAAYPMDLIDGGVATLNAWIHTQADGPLVDLLTDGVLAGLGGVLIFIPQIALLFAFIAVLEETGYMARVTFLMDKIMRKFGLNGKSVVPLISGVACAVPAIMATRTIDNWKDRMITIFVTPLMSCSARLPIYTIMIALVVPETYFLGFLSLQGLVLMGLYLIGFLAAIFSAAMLKWVLKTKERSYFIMEFPTYKMPRWKNVGLTIVEKVKAFVFQAGKVILAISVILWVMSSYGPGSSMEKAEARATSELKTLNLNEADASAHIAGQKLEASYAGQFGKFIEPAIKPLGYDWKLGIALLTSFAAREVFVGTISTIYSVGDSENIATVKEKLMAQKDEFGQPFFTPARAFSLLIFYVFAMQCMSTLAVVYRETKGWKWPIMQLVYMTGLAYVSAFLVFRLFS; from the coding sequence ATGTCCCAAGTTCTTGCTCCGGCTCCTGCCTCCGTTCCGCGTCCCGCTACCAGCACGCCCCGTACAGCCGTTGCCAAGATTGCCCTCATCGGGAACCCGAACTCCGGGAAAACCTCTCTGTTCAACCACTTAACGGGCCTCAACCAGAAGGTAGGGAATTTTCCGGGGGTAACGGTAGACAAGAAGACGGGCCTCACTAACCTCACGCCCAACCTTCGGGCCCAGGTCATTGACCTGCCCGGCACCTATAGCCTGTACCCGAAATCACTGGATGAAAAGGTCATCATTGACCTGCTGCATGATAAGAAGTCCGCGTTTTACCCAGACGTGCTCATCATCACCGCAGATGCCTCTAACCTTAAGCGCAACCTCCTGCTTTTCACCCAACTCGCCGACCTGAAGATTCCGGCGGTGCTGGCCCTGAACATGATGGACGTAGCCGAGAAGCACGGCGTAAAGATAGACATAGCCGAACTGCAGCAAGAACTGGGCGTGCCCGTGGTGCCGGTGAATGCCCGTACCGGCGGCGGCATAGCAGCCCTCAAGATTTTGCTTTCCCAGCAGCTGGAGGCAACCACGCCCACCTTCTTTAAGATACCCGAAGACCTGCTGGTGATGGTGCGCCAGATACGCTACTACTTTGAGCTGAGCAATGATTATCTGGCTTGGCACTACGCCCACCAATACCAGAAACTGTCTTTCCTCTCTGAGGATGACAAGGCCTACATTGCTGATCTAGTAAAGAAATACGGGTTTCAGTCTAACGCGCAGCAGGCCGCCGAAACCATTGACCGCTACACCCGCATCAACACGTTGTTGCTGGATGCCATGCGCGTGACCAAGGCCGAAAACAACGAGCAGATCAGCAACAAGATTGACCAGGTGCTTACGCACAAGGTCTTTGGCTACCTCATTTTCTTTGGCGTGCTGTTCATGATCTTCCAGGCCATCTTCGCCTGGGCGGCTTACCCCATGGACCTGATTGACGGCGGGGTGGCCACACTCAACGCCTGGATCCATACCCAAGCCGATGGTCCGCTGGTGGATTTGCTCACCGACGGCGTGCTGGCCGGTCTGGGCGGCGTCCTGATCTTCATTCCGCAGATTGCGCTCTTGTTCGCCTTTATTGCCGTGCTGGAGGAAACCGGTTACATGGCGCGGGTCACGTTCCTCATGGACAAGATCATGCGTAAGTTCGGGCTCAATGGCAAAAGCGTGGTGCCGCTGATCTCGGGCGTGGCATGCGCCGTGCCGGCTATTATGGCTACCCGCACCATTGACAACTGGAAAGACCGCATGATCACCATCTTTGTGACGCCGCTCATGAGCTGTTCGGCGCGTCTGCCCATCTATACCATCATGATTGCACTGGTGGTACCGGAGACCTATTTCCTGGGTTTCCTGAGCCTGCAGGGCCTGGTGCTCATGGGCCTGTACCTGATTGGGTTCCTGGCGGCTATATTCTCGGCGGCCATGCTCAAGTGGGTGCTCAAGACCAAGGAGCGGAGCTACTTCATCATGGAGTTTCCTACCTATAAAATGCCTCGCTGGAAAAACGTGGGCCTTACCATTGTAGAGAAAGTAAAAGCGTTTGTATTTCAGGCTGGTAAAGTGATTCTGGCTATCTCCGTCATCCTGTGGGTGATGTCTTCGTACGGTCCGGGCAGCTCTATGGAAAAAGCAGAAGCCCGCGCTACCTCAGAGCTAAAGACCTTGAACCTGAATGAGGCAGATGCCAGCGCGCATATTGCCGGGCAAAAACTGGAGGCCTCGTATGCTGGTCAGTTTGGCAAGTTCATTGAGCCGGCCATCAAGCCGCTGGGCTATGACTGGAAACTGGGTATTGCCTTGCTTACTTCCTTTGCCGCCCGTGAGGTGTTTGTGGGTACCATTTCCACCATTTACAGCGTAGGCGATTCTGAGAACATTGCCACCGTCAAAGAGAAGCTGATGGCCCAGAAAGACGAATTCGGGCAGCCGTTCTTTACCCCGGCGCGCGCGTTCTCCCTGCTTATCTTCTACGTGTTTGCCATGCAGTGCATGAGTACCCTGGCCGTGGTGTACCGCGAGACCAAAGGCTGGAAGTGGCCCATCATGCAACTGGTTTACATGACCGGCCTGGCCTATGTGTCAGCGTTTCTGGTGTTCAGGTTGTTCTCCTAG
- a CDS encoding FeoA family protein translates to MQKDQKSVRDLKIGEKGIICCLTDPDMSLKLLEMGCIPGEEVKLNSRAPLGDPITIIVNDYTLSLRLDEAATIKLKA, encoded by the coding sequence GTGCAGAAAGACCAAAAGAGCGTGCGGGATCTGAAGATAGGGGAGAAGGGCATTATCTGTTGCCTCACCGACCCTGATATGTCTTTGAAACTGCTGGAGATGGGCTGTATTCCGGGCGAAGAGGTGAAACTCAACAGCCGAGCCCCGCTAGGCGATCCCATTACCATCATTGTGAACGATTACACCCTTTCCCTGCGTTTAGACGAAGCTGCTACCATCAAGTTAAAGGCTTAG
- a CDS encoding Bax inhibitor-1/YccA family protein, translated as MSLFTSNNPALKEETFTELAHTEAYAGPTMTLNGTIAKTAALFAIVVGFAVFSWDLFFYMGVPLPYLIAIPLVGVGLAFLITFKKHLAAYIAPVYCALQGLFLGGISGLLESKFPGIANQAMLLTLTIFGSMLLLYSTRVIRATERFKSIIITATFGIFCYYMLSWVLMLFGVEMALIHSSGWAGIAFSVLVVIIAAMNLILDFDTIEQGVGVGAPKYMEWYSAFGLTVTLIWLYIEILRLLSKINSRN; from the coding sequence ATGTCACTGTTCACTTCCAATAACCCTGCCCTCAAAGAAGAGACCTTCACAGAACTGGCGCATACCGAGGCCTACGCCGGACCTACCATGACCCTGAACGGCACCATCGCCAAGACGGCGGCCCTGTTTGCCATTGTGGTAGGGTTTGCGGTTTTTTCCTGGGATCTATTCTTTTATATGGGAGTGCCGCTGCCTTACCTCATTGCTATTCCGTTGGTAGGGGTGGGCCTGGCGTTCCTGATCACGTTCAAGAAACACCTGGCTGCCTACATTGCCCCGGTGTATTGCGCGCTGCAAGGTTTGTTTTTAGGCGGAATTTCTGGTTTGCTAGAATCTAAATTCCCCGGCATAGCTAACCAAGCCATGCTGCTGACGCTTACCATCTTTGGCAGCATGTTGCTGCTGTACAGTACCCGCGTGATCAGAGCCACGGAGCGGTTCAAATCCATCATCATCACCGCCACCTTCGGGATTTTCTGCTACTACATGCTTTCCTGGGTACTGATGTTGTTTGGCGTGGAGATGGCGCTTATCCATAGCAGCGGCTGGGCCGGTATCGCGTTTAGTGTGTTGGTAGTGATCATTGCCGCCATGAACCTGATCTTGGACTTTGATACCATTGAGCAAGGCGTTGGAGTAGGTGCCCCAAAGTACATGGAATGGTACTCGGCCTTCGGCCTGACCGTGACGTTGATCTGGCTTTATATTGAGATTCTACGTCTGCTGTCTAAGATCAATAGCCGTAACTAG